Proteins encoded together in one Helicobacter pylori window:
- a CDS encoding ABC transporter substrate-binding protein: protein MVFKILGLWLGVFCFLKATPYLYLGEEPKYKDNFTHFEYANPNARKGGVLRNDAIGTFDSLNPFALKGTKAEGLDLIYDTLMVQSLDEPFAEYPLIAKDAQVAKDNSYVIFTLDKRARFSNNAPILASDVKFSFDTIMELGSPIYRQYYQDVKKAVVLDKHHVKFIFKTTENKELPLILGQLQIFSKKAFQKDYFEKNPLLIPVSSGPYVIASFDVGKKITYQKNPNYWARNLPSRKGQFNFDEIKFEYYKDETVALQAFLSGAYDWRLESTAKVWARGYVGKAMDNKKITKYLIAHKMPSGMQGFFFNTRREIFKDKRVREALFYAFDFEWANKNLFFSQYKRTTSFFSNSIYASPPLPSPEEKVLLAPYEKSLDERVFKEPYVVPRTDGVDVLGYNLRENLKYAQKLLESAGFSYKNMRLVDKNNKPFSFTLLLNSPAFERLALAFAKNLKVLGIEMKIQRVDLSQYVNRIKSYDFDMIVGVIGQSSFPGNEQRFYFGSLSAKEKGTRNYAGISSKAVDDLIEKIINAKDYKEQLAAIQAMDRVLLWGFYVIPHFYLPNYRIAAYNYIGMPEISPSYGFSPYLWWIKEKDLQ from the coding sequence GTGGTCTTTAAAATTTTAGGCTTATGGTTAGGGGTGTTTTGTTTCCTTAAGGCTACGCCTTATTTATACTTGGGCGAAGAGCCTAAATATAAAGACAATTTCACGCATTTTGAATACGCTAACCCTAACGCCAGAAAAGGCGGTGTTTTAAGAAATGACGCCATAGGGACTTTTGATAGCCTTAACCCTTTTGCACTCAAAGGCACTAAAGCCGAAGGCTTGGATCTCATTTATGACACTTTAATGGTGCAAAGTTTGGACGAACCTTTTGCAGAATACCCCTTGATCGCTAAAGACGCACAAGTAGCTAAGGATAACAGCTATGTGATTTTTACCTTAGACAAAAGAGCGAGATTCAGCAATAACGCTCCCATTTTAGCGAGCGATGTGAAGTTTAGCTTTGATACGATAATGGAATTAGGATCGCCTATTTATAGGCAGTATTACCAAGATGTTAAAAAGGCGGTTGTCTTAGACAAACACCATGTTAAATTCATTTTCAAAACCACTGAAAATAAAGAGTTGCCCCTTATTTTAGGGCAGTTGCAAATCTTTTCCAAAAAAGCGTTTCAAAAGGATTATTTTGAAAAAAACCCCTTACTCATTCCTGTTTCTAGCGGCCCTTATGTGATCGCTTCTTTTGATGTGGGCAAGAAAATCACCTACCAAAAAAACCCCAATTATTGGGCGAGGAATTTGCCTAGCAGAAAGGGGCAATTCAATTTTGATGAGATCAAATTTGAGTATTACAAAGATGAAACCGTTGCCTTACAGGCTTTTTTAAGCGGGGCGTATGATTGGCGCCTTGAAAGCACGGCTAAGGTTTGGGCTAGGGGTTATGTGGGGAAAGCTATGGATAATAAAAAAATCACTAAATACCTCATAGCCCACAAAATGCCAAGCGGCATGCAAGGGTTTTTCTTCAACACGCGCCGAGAAATTTTCAAGGATAAAAGGGTGCGTGAAGCCTTGTTTTATGCGTTTGATTTTGAATGGGCGAATAAAAATTTGTTTTTTTCGCAATACAAACGCACCACTAGTTTTTTCAGTAACTCTATCTATGCATCCCCTCCCCTCCCAAGCCCTGAAGAAAAAGTTCTGTTAGCCCCTTATGAAAAGAGTTTGGATGAAAGGGTTTTTAAAGAGCCTTATGTCGTGCCTAGAACCGATGGGGTTGATGTTTTAGGCTATAATTTGAGGGAAAATTTAAAATACGCTCAAAAGCTTTTAGAGAGCGCGGGCTTTTCCTACAAAAACATGCGTTTGGTGGATAAGAATAACAAGCCGTTTAGTTTCACTTTGCTTTTAAACAGCCCAGCCTTTGAAAGACTGGCCCTAGCCTTTGCTAAAAACTTAAAGGTGTTAGGGATTGAAATGAAAATCCAAAGAGTGGATTTAAGCCAGTATGTCAATCGGATCAAAAGCTATGATTTTGACATGATTGTAGGAGTGATTGGCCAATCGTCTTTCCCGGGTAATGAGCAGCGCTTTTATTTTGGCTCTTTGAGCGCGAAAGAAAAAGGCACAAGAAATTATGCGGGAATCTCTAGTAAAGCGGTAGATGATTTGATTGAAAAAATCATTAACGCTAAAGATTACAAGGAGCAATTAGCTGCCATTCAAGCGATGGATAGGGTGCTATTGTGGGGGTTTTATGTGATACCGCATTTTTATTTGCCTAATTACAGGATCGCAGCGTATAATTACATTGGCATGCCTGAAATCAGCCCTAGCTATGGATTTTCGCCGTATTTATGGTGGATAAAAGAAAAGGATCTTCAATGA
- the yejB gene encoding microcin C ABC transporter permease YejB has product MIAYILKRLLLIIPTLLAIMTINFFLIQSAPGGPIEQMMAKINNTQSKEIQGVVKERSYRASQGLESDLLENLKKLYGFDKPIGERYLLMLKKYLQFDFGESFYRQIKVIDLIKEKLPVSISLGFFSTILIYLISIPLGIFKAKRNNEPLDVLSSVVIIVANAIPAFLFAVVLIVFFAGGNYWHWFPLKGLVSDNFESLSALGKIKDYLWHITLPILCISLGGFASLTLLVKNSFLDEMGKLYVLSAKAKGCSVGRIFYAHVFRNAILLVVAGFPQAFLGMFFSSSLLIEIVFSLDGLGLLGYESIVSRDYPVVFGSLYIFTLLGLVASLISDLLCVAIDPRIDFEKR; this is encoded by the coding sequence ATGATTGCTTACATCCTTAAACGCTTGCTTTTGATTATCCCTACTTTATTAGCCATCATGACGATTAATTTTTTTCTGATCCAATCCGCTCCAGGAGGTCCTATAGAGCAGATGATGGCCAAAATCAATAACACGCAGTCCAAAGAGATTCAAGGCGTTGTTAAAGAGCGTTCGTATAGGGCGTCTCAGGGGCTGGAGAGCGATTTGTTAGAAAATTTAAAAAAACTCTATGGTTTTGACAAGCCCATAGGGGAGCGCTATCTTCTCATGCTCAAAAAATATCTGCAATTTGATTTTGGGGAGAGCTTTTATCGCCAGATTAAAGTGATAGATTTGATTAAGGAAAAATTGCCCGTATCCATTTCGTTAGGGTTTTTTAGCACGATTTTGATTTATCTTATTTCTATCCCTTTAGGGATTTTCAAGGCCAAACGCAATAACGAGCCTTTAGATGTGCTAAGCAGCGTGGTGATCATTGTCGCTAACGCTATCCCGGCCTTTTTGTTTGCGGTGGTGTTGATCGTGTTTTTTGCCGGAGGGAATTATTGGCACTGGTTCCCTTTAAAGGGGCTAGTGAGCGATAATTTTGAAAGTTTGAGCGCGTTAGGTAAAATCAAGGATTATTTATGGCATATCACTTTGCCCATTCTTTGCATTTCTTTAGGGGGTTTTGCAAGCCTCACGCTTTTAGTGAAAAACTCTTTTTTAGATGAAATGGGCAAGCTTTATGTACTGAGTGCTAAGGCTAAGGGCTGTTCAGTGGGGCGTATTTTTTATGCGCATGTGTTCCGTAATGCGATTTTATTAGTGGTGGCGGGTTTCCCGCAGGCTTTTTTGGGCATGTTTTTTAGCTCAAGTTTGTTGATAGAGATTGTTTTTAGCTTGGATGGGTTAGGGCTTTTAGGGTATGAAAGCATTGTGAGTAGGGATTATCCCGTTGTGTTTGGTTCGCTTTATATTTTCACGCTTTTAGGTTTGGTGGCGAGTTTGATAAGCGATTTGCTCTGCGTGGCGATTGACCCTAGGATTGATTTTGAAAAGCGTTGA
- a CDS encoding methyltransferase domain-containing protein, translating into MDSFYSFNQHAFNQHAFNQHAFNQHAFNRHAKTYHLFAHIQQQIAICLVQFLKQKHYAKVLDLGSGSGAVFNALERQHIVIENFIALDNSINMLKLHPTHSINIQKISLEHADFEEHVFCDYDLIVSSSSLQWARDLKSVLEKIALFSKETALAIHTDFSLHEVHEFLGTPSPLRDLKTLKSLIKNAFKNFQIELENKRFALYFNRKQDALNYLKKCGLLGGSTLSFKQKKHFFQNMAFEKLSYEVLLFSGIKRS; encoded by the coding sequence TTGGACTCTTTTTATTCATTTAATCAGCATGCATTTAATCAGCATGCATTTAATCAGCATGCATTCAATCAGCATGCATTCAATCGGCATGCCAAAACTTACCACCTCTTTGCCCATATCCAGCAGCAAATCGCTATTTGTCTTGTCCAATTTTTAAAACAAAAACATTACGCTAAAGTTTTGGATTTAGGATCGGGGAGTGGGGCTGTTTTTAACGCTTTAGAGCGGCAACATATTGTGATTGAAAATTTTATCGCTTTGGATAATTCCATAAACATGCTCAAATTACACCCCACGCATTCTATCAACATTCAAAAAATCTCTTTAGAGCATGCGGATTTTGAAGAACATGTTTTTTGCGATTACGATCTGATTGTGTCCTCTTCATCTTTGCAATGGGCAAGGGATTTAAAAAGCGTTTTAGAAAAAATCGCTCTTTTTAGTAAGGAGACCGCTTTAGCTATCCATACGGATTTTAGTTTGCATGAAGTGCATGAGTTTTTAGGCACGCCTTCGCCTTTAAGGGATCTCAAAACGCTCAAATCCTTAATCAAAAACGCTTTTAAAAATTTTCAAATAGAATTGGAAAACAAGCGCTTCGCTCTTTATTTCAACCGCAAACAAGATGCTTTGAATTACCTTAAAAAATGCGGTCTTTTGGGGGGTTCAACGCTGAGTTTCAAGCAAAAAAAACATTTTTTTCAAAACATGGCGTTTGAAAAATTGAGCTATGAAGTGTTACTCTTTTCTGGGATCAAGCGTTCTTAA
- the trpS gene encoding tryptophan--tRNA ligase, producing MHKKRVFSGIQPTGQIHLGNYLGAIKHWVEAQDEYENLFCVVNSHAITLPIDPIFLKSQSYELVKLLLACGINPKQSGLFIQSEIDEHPALAWLLNCQVSMGEMQRMTQFKDKSLKNPKSVNVGLFNYPILMASDILLYQSDLVPVGEDQKQHLELTRNIAEKFNRDFGSCFKVPEPLIAKVGARVMGLDDPKVKMSKSHQGANHAIFLLDEPDIIVRKIKKAATDSMGVIAFDEKREGVFNLLNIYMLLSNESPENIEERFKNKGYGDFKKELAEVMIQALKPIQERYKEISDDEVKAVLNGGVKKARPLAQATYQKAKELMGLV from the coding sequence ATGCACAAAAAACGAGTCTTTTCAGGCATCCAACCTACCGGGCAAATCCATTTGGGCAACTATTTAGGAGCGATCAAACATTGGGTAGAGGCGCAAGATGAATATGAAAACCTTTTTTGCGTCGTCAATTCGCATGCGATTACTTTGCCCATAGATCCTATATTTTTAAAATCCCAAAGCTATGAACTGGTCAAATTGCTTTTGGCTTGCGGGATTAATCCCAAGCAATCGGGGTTATTCATTCAAAGTGAAATTGATGAGCACCCGGCTTTAGCATGGCTATTAAATTGTCAGGTGTCTATGGGGGAAATGCAAAGAATGACGCAATTCAAAGACAAGTCTTTAAAAAACCCTAAAAGCGTGAATGTGGGGCTTTTCAATTACCCTATTTTAATGGCGTCAGATATTTTATTATACCAAAGCGATTTAGTGCCAGTGGGCGAAGATCAAAAACAGCATTTAGAGCTCACACGAAACATTGCAGAAAAATTTAACAGGGATTTTGGGAGCTGCTTTAAAGTGCCAGAGCCTTTGATTGCTAAAGTGGGGGCAAGGGTTATGGGGCTAGATGATCCAAAAGTGAAGATGAGTAAATCGCATCAAGGGGCTAACCATGCGATTTTTCTTTTAGATGAGCCAGACATTATTGTAAGAAAAATCAAAAAAGCGGCCACTGATTCTATGGGCGTTATTGCATTTGATGAAAAAAGAGAGGGCGTTTTTAACCTTTTAAATATCTACATGCTTTTAAGCAATGAGAGCCCAGAAAACATAGAAGAGCGTTTCAAAAATAAGGGCTATGGGGATTTTAAAAAGGAATTGGCTGAAGTAATGATCCAAGCTTTAAAACCCATCCAAGAAAGATACAAAGAAATCAGCGATGATGAAGTGAAAGCCGTTTTAAATGGCGGTGTCAAAAAAGCCAGGCCTTTAGCGCAAGCGACTTACCAAAAGGCTAAAGAATTGATGGGGTTGGTTTGA
- a CDS encoding RNB domain-containing ribonuclease has product MQGFLRSLFFGVKKIPKRFAPLVEKGVLKEALQSNKDRYLLKEGFDIGKIERVKNKAFFVSLAKNYPKDPLIKNLPPSFKTDALILCKIECSKKRPIAFFKAALFDAQDTMIAYLAKEKNQIVAIPFKEPFKKPILLKHSQKSLLELPRHCVVKIDLKKREISEILGALEDPLIDENLSLNLFDRIKDFSKDCLNLAQHYAQLKASDFKDRINYSHIPFITIDPKDAKDFDDAIFYDQEKRVLFVAVADVSEFVPKYSSLDKEARVRGFSVYFPNSVYPMLPLSLSQGACSLKAFEKRLALVYEIPLDNLENARLFQGVIEVRANCTYEEINHFLSTQQSSLDKDLQQSLLGFLEMALKLKKERLKKGFNFNSFENKLYLNKEGRIEKIETQTESNAHTLIEEAMLLANQSSANLLDKHFQNKGIYRTHKEPSLEQQKRLYDKLFDYEIVRPKNMGFFSFLEHALKIAKEKKLEREVSRLIIKSQNLALYSPMQESHFGLGFASYTHFTSPIRRYSDLALHRLLKELLFHQAKGCSYLLEETPELCAELNALQKKAALIERDFVKRKFARLALELLEKEFLGVVLEVKDWVVVGLKELIGLKVLVKTNKVFKSLEKVRVKITHADLVLGQVWGEITERIKEHVS; this is encoded by the coding sequence ATGCAAGGGTTTTTAAGAAGCCTTTTTTTTGGGGTTAAAAAGATCCCTAAGCGATTCGCTCCCCTAGTAGAAAAGGGCGTTTTAAAAGAAGCGCTTCAATCAAACAAGGATCGCTATCTTTTAAAAGAAGGCTTTGATATAGGCAAGATTGAAAGGGTAAAAAATAAGGCGTTTTTCGTTTCTTTAGCGAAAAATTACCCCAAAGACCCTTTAATCAAAAACTTACCCCCATCTTTTAAAACAGACGCTTTGATTTTATGCAAAATAGAATGTTCTAAAAAACGCCCCATAGCCTTTTTTAAAGCCGCTCTTTTTGATGCACAAGACACGATGATAGCTTACTTGGCTAAAGAAAAAAACCAGATTGTGGCTATCCCTTTTAAAGAGCCTTTTAAAAAACCCATTCTTTTAAAGCACAGCCAAAAATCCTTATTAGAATTGCCCAGGCATTGCGTGGTAAAGATCGATCTTAAAAAGCGTGAAATCAGCGAAATTTTAGGGGCTTTAGAAGACCCTTTAATAGATGAAAACCTTTCTTTAAACCTTTTTGACAGGATTAAGGATTTTTCAAAAGATTGTTTGAATTTAGCCCAACATTACGCGCAACTCAAAGCGAGCGATTTTAAAGACAGGATCAATTATTCTCACATCCCTTTTATCACCATTGACCCCAAAGACGCTAAAGATTTTGACGATGCGATTTTTTATGATCAAGAAAAAAGGGTTTTGTTTGTGGCGGTTGCTGATGTGAGCGAATTTGTGCCGAAATATTCTAGTTTGGATAAAGAAGCTAGGGTTAGGGGCTTTAGCGTGTATTTCCCTAATAGCGTGTATCCCATGTTGCCTTTGAGTTTGTCTCAAGGGGCATGCTCACTAAAAGCGTTTGAAAAACGCCTGGCTTTAGTGTATGAAATCCCTTTAGATAATTTGGAAAACGCCCGATTGTTTCAAGGCGTTATTGAAGTTAGGGCTAATTGCACCTATGAAGAAATCAACCATTTTTTAAGCACCCAACAAAGCTCTTTAGATAAAGACTTGCAACAAAGCCTTTTGGGGTTTTTAGAAATGGCTTTAAAGTTAAAAAAGGAGCGTTTAAAAAAGGGGTTTAATTTCAATTCGTTTGAAAACAAGCTGTATTTAAATAAAGAAGGGCGTATAGAAAAAATTGAAACGCAAACAGAAAGTAACGCACACACCCTTATAGAAGAAGCCATGCTATTAGCCAACCAATCTAGCGCGAATTTATTGGATAAGCATTTTCAAAATAAGGGGATATACCGCACCCATAAAGAGCCAAGTTTGGAGCAGCAAAAACGCCTCTACGATAAGCTTTTTGATTATGAGATTGTGCGCCCTAAAAACATGGGCTTTTTTTCTTTTTTAGAGCATGCTTTAAAGATAGCCAAAGAAAAGAAATTAGAAAGAGAAGTTTCGCGCTTGATCATTAAATCTCAAAATTTAGCCCTTTATAGCCCCATGCAAGAAAGCCATTTTGGTTTGGGGTTTGCTAGCTATACGCATTTCACTTCGCCCATTAGACGATACAGCGATTTAGCCTTACACAGGCTTTTAAAAGAATTGTTGTTCCATCAAGCTAAAGGCTGTTCGTATTTGTTAGAAGAAACGCCTGAATTGTGCGCTGAGTTGAACGCTTTACAAAAAAAGGCCGCTTTGATTGAAAGGGATTTTGTCAAACGCAAATTCGCTCGCTTGGCTTTAGAACTTTTAGAAAAAGAATTTTTGGGCGTGGTTTTGGAGGTTAAAGATTGGGTGGTGGTGGGGCTAAAAGAATTAATAGGGCTTAAAGTTTTAGTCAAAACGAACAAGGTTTTTAAGTCTTTAGAAAAGGTGCGCGTTAAAATCACGCATGCGGATTTGGTTTTAGGGCAAGTTTGGGGCGAAATCACAGAAAGGATTAAAGAGCATGTATCGTAA
- a CDS encoding shikimate dehydrogenase, giving the protein MKLKSFGVLGNPIKHSKSPLIHNACFLTFQKELGFLGHYHPILLPLESHIKNGFLHLGLSGANVTLPFKERAFQICDKIKGIALECGAVNTLVLENDELVGYNTDALGFWLSLGNEGYQSALILGSGGSAKALACELKKQGLKVSVLNRSSRGLDFFQRLGCDCFMDPPKSAFDLIINATSASLHNELPLNKEVLKGYFKEGKLAYDLAYGFLTPFLSLAKELKIPFQDGKDMLIYQASLSFEKFSASQIPYSKAFEVMRSVF; this is encoded by the coding sequence ATGAAATTAAAATCTTTTGGGGTTTTGGGAAATCCCATCAAACATTCCAAATCGCCCTTAATCCATAACGCTTGTTTTTTGACTTTTCAAAAAGAATTAGGGTTTTTGGGGCATTACCACCCCATATTACTCCCTTTAGAAAGCCATATCAAAAACGGGTTCTTGCATTTGGGATTGAGTGGGGCTAATGTAACTTTACCCTTTAAAGAAAGGGCGTTTCAAATTTGCGATAAAATCAAAGGTATCGCGCTTGAATGCGGAGCAGTCAATACGCTTGTTTTGGAAAATGATGAGCTTGTGGGTTACAATACCGACGCTTTAGGTTTCTGGCTCTCTTTGGGGAATGAGGGCTACCAGAGCGCTCTGATTTTAGGCTCTGGGGGGAGCGCTAAAGCCCTAGCGTGTGAATTGAAAAAACAAGGCTTAAAGGTGAGCGTGTTGAACCGCTCTTCTAGGGGATTGGATTTTTTCCAACGCTTGGGCTGTGATTGTTTCATGGATCCTCCTAAAAGCGCTTTTGATTTGATCATTAACGCCACTTCAGCGAGTTTGCATAACGAATTGCCTTTAAATAAAGAGGTTTTGAAAGGGTATTTTAAAGAGGGCAAGCTCGCTTATGATTTGGCGTATGGGTTTTTAACGCCCTTTTTGTCTTTGGCTAAAGAGTTAAAAATCCCCTTTCAAGACGGGAAAGACATGCTCATCTATCAAGCCTCTTTAAGTTTTGAAAAATTCAGCGCTTCTCAAATCCCTTATTCAAAGGCGTTTGAAGTCATGCGAAGCGTTTTTTGA
- a CDS encoding 30S ribosomal protein S6, with amino-acid sequence MRHYETMFILKPTLVEEEIKSKIEFYREVITKHHGVIETSLDMGMRNLAYEIKKHKRGYYYVAYFKADPSMILELERLYRINEDVLRFIVIKYESKKEVEAWHALVDRANKKPSHAKEKHEKTEHAHSHHAEEAKSTESHSE; translated from the coding sequence ATGAGGCATTATGAAACGATGTTTATTCTCAAACCTACTTTAGTAGAAGAAGAGATTAAATCCAAAATTGAATTTTACAGAGAAGTGATCACTAAGCATCATGGCGTGATTGAAACGAGCCTGGATATGGGCATGCGTAATTTAGCCTATGAAATCAAAAAGCACAAAAGAGGCTACTATTATGTGGCGTATTTCAAAGCAGATCCGTCCATGATTTTAGAGCTTGAAAGATTGTATCGCATCAATGAAGACGTGTTGCGTTTCATTGTGATCAAATACGAAAGTAAAAAAGAAGTGGAAGCGTGGCATGCGTTAGTGGATAGGGCTAATAAAAAGCCATCACACGCCAAAGAAAAGCATGAAAAAACCGAACACGCGCATTCTCACCACGCAGAGGAAGCAAAAAGCACAGAATCTCATAGCGAATAA